The region ACGACACCAGCAAGGGCGAGTCGCTGCTGGACAGCCTGCTGGGTCTGTTCGACAACGGCGACGACACCATCGACGGCGGCCCCGGCAACGACAACCTCGACGGCCAGAACGGCAACGACACCCTGATCGACCACGACGGCACCGACACCATGGCCGGTAGCCTCGGCAACGACACCATCGACGTCCAGGACGGCATCGGCGGCGACACCGCCAACGGCGGCCTGGGTACCGACACCTGCACCGTCGACGGAGGCGACACCACCAGCAGCTGCTGACCGACCACCTCCCCCTTCGCCGCGGGACGACCGGGCACATCCAGCCGTCCCGCGGTGACCACCGCGCCGGGTCTGGATTGCGCGGGTCTTTGGGCGGTTGCCCGCCCGGACAGTCGGCACCGGTCGACTCCACCCGCAACTCCGAACGGCTCCCTCATCACCACAGGCCCATGGTCCGCTGGTCCATGATCCGCGTCACCAGCCGCCGACTCGCCCAACACCAGTAGCTCGGAAACAGCCGCTCAGCCTCTGGGCGTTCACCCGCGCAGGATTACTCGGGGAGGCTTGGCGCGCATGAACTCGCCGGGTATCGCCGGTTCGTCTGTCTGCGGGCCTACGGAATGCTCAGCTCGGACCCGATGATGAGGTTTCGCACATCGTGGGGCGCTGTGGCCAGGTAGTGGCACAGCAGGTCCGCCGCGGCCTTGGCGTCGGCGAGTGCTCGGTGAGCCGTGACGTGAGCGGCCGGTGTGCCGATACCGGTCAGGCAGTCGTGCAGTTTGCGGCGGCCTGCCTGGTGGACGTGGTTGTCGAGTTTCATCGTGCACAGTGTCGCGCTCGGGGAGAACGGCGTGCTGGTGCGGGCGAACTCCGCGTTCAGGAAGCTCAGGTCGAACGAGGCGTTGTGGGCTACGACGACGGCGCCGTTCAACTGGGCGGCCAGGGCGGGCGCCACGTCGGCGAATACGGGTGCACCGACCAACTCCTTTTGCGTGATGCCGTGGACCTCGCTGGCCGCGAGTCGGCGTTGTGGGTCGACCAGCGAGCTCCACTCGCCGAGGACGGTGCCGTCGGGGGCTATGCGGATGACCGCGACCTCGATGATCCGGTCCTTGCGCCAAGCCGCGAAGCCGGTGGTTTCGACGTCCACGACCGCATAGGCGGTCGGGGCGGCGAAGAGAGGTGGCGGAACGGAGGGGATTCCGGTGATGAGGTCGGCGTCGTGTTCGGGCAGCCGGTCGACGAGGTTGGCCAGCGTGGAACGGGCCCCGGCCATGTCCAGGCACCCGGCGGCGTAGCCCCTGGTACGCAGTGGCTTGCCGAGATGGACGTCGTGCTTCTCGACTGCGGTGTCGGGCAGCGAGGCGGCGATGTCCTCGGCGGTGGTGTCATCCTCCAGCAACAGTTGCTGGAGGACCGCGCGCAGCTGTGCCGGTGTGCATTCGGGCACCGTGAAGGCGATGCCGTCGCGGACCGGCGACGCGCCCGCACGGGTCAGCCAGGCTGTCAGGGTGTTGAGAATCCGGTCGCCGCGCCAGGGAAAGACGATGGTGTCTTTGCCCTTGGCCAGCGCGGGCTTCTGGGCCAGGTCGAAGCGGCGGTAGGCCGCGCGTCCTTCGTCGAAGAGGCGTTGAGCGGTGGCGTCGAGGTAGCCGGGGATGTCGTCGGACTCGTACCAGGCGCGCATCCGACGGCGGACTTCGTCGTGGATCTCGGCACGGCCGCCGGCGAACCGGGGTGCCCGTCCGCCATGCGAGGGCTCCACCTGGATCAGGGCCGCCTGGTCATCGACGGAGACGATCTTCCAGCGCCTGCCCGCGAAGATGACGAGCGAACCGACTTCGGTGGGTGTGGTCACGTGCAGCACGCCGAGGGTGCGAGAGCCGTGGACCAGCCGGTACTCCTGTTTCTCCGCGAAGACAGCGTAGAACGAGTAGTGGTTGACGATCCGCTCGCCCACCCTGCCGAGCAACAGCAGACCGTCAGGTTCCTGCTGGACGAGTTCGGTTCGGCCGAGGTCGCGCAGCACGGAGGCAAAGGTGGTCTGGTCGATGTGCGCGAACGGCCCGGAGTGGCACAGCGCTTGGAACAGCTCGACCGGGTGCGCTCCCTGGTGCTGGGCGATGACGGACATGATCTGCTGGACGAGCGTGGACAGGTGCAGCGCGGACGTGTCCGCAGGCTCGTACCACCGCTCGATCAGCAGGCTCATCATCGCCACGGCCTGGAACAGTTCCGCACGCAGTTCGTCCTGGGGCGCGATGTCAGCAGTGATCTCCTGAGCGGTCACGTACATGCGCAGCACGGCCGGCTCGCCACGACGTCCAGAGCGACCGATGCGCTGGCGCAGGCTCGCCACCGAGGGTGGCGCCCCGATCTGGGCGACCGAGCTGAGAGTGCCGATGTCGATGCCCATCTCCAGCGTGGAGGTGCACAGCACGGTAACGGGCCGATTGCCCTTGAGCAGGTCTTCGACGTGCTCCCGCACGTCTTTGGCGAGGCTGCCGTGGTGGGGGAAGAACTCGTTGGGCACGGCGCGTTCCTCACTGCGGCGGCGCAGGCGGTCGGCGTACACCTCGACATCTCCGCGCCGGTCGAAGAAGACGAGGTTGTTGCCACCGCGCAGGGTGGTGAACACGTGTTCGCCGATGCGCTCGACGGAGGTACCGCCGTCGGTCTCGTCGTCCTCGATGGCGGGCGCCTCGTTGACGTACCCGCGGATTATGACGCTGGTGTCTCCGCTCTGGTGCGAGGACGTCAGGAGGTGAACGGCTTGGCCGTTGCCGGGACGCAGGTAGTCGCGCGCCGACTCCATGCTGCCCAGGGTGGCCGACAACCCGATGCGGGGAACACGACGCCGGGTCGCCAGCTCGACGCGGTGCAGCAGGGACTGGAGTTGCGCACCCCGCTCGGTGCCGGCGAACGAGTGCATCTCGTCGATCACGACCCACCGCAAGGCTCGCAGCAGCCGGCTGATCTCCATGCCGCGCAGGATGAACATGGCCTCCAGCGACTCCGGCGTGATGAGCAGGATGCCGTCGGGCTTGGTGAGGACCTTCGCCTTGGCCGAACCGGGCACGTCGCCGTGCCAGCGGTGCACCGGCAGGTCCAAGTCCTCGCACAGCTCGTCGAGTCGGCGGTGCTGGTCGTTGATCAACGCCTTGAGCGGTGACACGTAGAGCACCCGGATACCGCCGTCGTCCACCTCGTCGAGCAGGGCGGAGCAGATCGGCAGGAAAGCTGCCTCCGTCTTGCCCGACGCGGTGGCCGCGGAGACGATCACGTCCTCGGTCCCCTTGAGCACCAGGGGGATGGCTTGCTCCTGCAC is a window of Saccharothrix espanaensis DSM 44229 DNA encoding:
- a CDS encoding DEAD/DEAH box helicase; amino-acid sequence: MSWPPSASDTPPGSSQFFRLHQKVQRWIHRQGWPRLNDVQEQAIPLVLKGTEDVIVSAATASGKTEAAFLPICSALLDEVDDGGIRVLYVSPLKALINDQHRRLDELCEDLDLPVHRWHGDVPGSAKAKVLTKPDGILLITPESLEAMFILRGMEISRLLRALRWVVIDEMHSFAGTERGAQLQSLLHRVELATRRRVPRIGLSATLGSMESARDYLRPGNGQAVHLLTSSHQSGDTSVIIRGYVNEAPAIEDDETDGGTSVERIGEHVFTTLRGGNNLVFFDRRGDVEVYADRLRRRSEERAVPNEFFPHHGSLAKDVREHVEDLLKGNRPVTVLCTSTLEMGIDIGTLSSVAQIGAPPSVASLRQRIGRSGRRGEPAVLRMYVTAQEITADIAPQDELRAELFQAVAMMSLLIERWYEPADTSALHLSTLVQQIMSVIAQHQGAHPVELFQALCHSGPFAHIDQTTFASVLRDLGRTELVQQEPDGLLLLGRVGERIVNHYSFYAVFAEKQEYRLVHGSRTLGVLHVTTPTEVGSLVIFAGRRWKIVSVDDQAALIQVEPSHGGRAPRFAGGRAEIHDEVRRRMRAWYESDDIPGYLDATAQRLFDEGRAAYRRFDLAQKPALAKGKDTIVFPWRGDRILNTLTAWLTRAGASPVRDGIAFTVPECTPAQLRAVLQQLLLEDDTTAEDIAASLPDTAVEKHDVHLGKPLRTRGYAAGCLDMAGARSTLANLVDRLPEHDADLITGIPSVPPPLFAAPTAYAVVDVETTGFAAWRKDRIIEVAVIRIAPDGTVLGEWSSLVDPQRRLAASEVHGITQKELVGAPVFADVAPALAAQLNGAVVVAHNASFDLSFLNAEFARTSTPFSPSATLCTMKLDNHVHQAGRRKLHDCLTGIGTPAAHVTAHRALADAKAAADLLCHYLATAPHDVRNLIIGSELSIP